From Aedes albopictus strain Foshan chromosome 1, AalbF5, whole genome shotgun sequence, one genomic window encodes:
- the LOC109433597 gene encoding uncharacterized protein LOC109433597, with translation MAICYAQYSHLPSLTITPLNQLAMHIKIQCRRQSSSLESSGLNMITFPISLAICLGTIFGPRIVKPNGDLPPWLLNQTIQSQIAAIFRGIDRIDVVLGDLDADQSYPPILDWLIHRSEPRAILQDKAIRIYQSVVPGSKDAGCKGGRPLLSGIVDTEDANEEELGLIDRDYADESRFIGWDRTFESFARVWDQNRNFGYLVFTSWSDFQLSMICLLDPYATYLFVLSDWGSLDLQELTVFSKSTWIGQGVFRMFYLLGEVIYTFDPFMAVGSNRQYGVLKELKDSTDVPRVPQCDFGGFPLRIDRFRTTFSHTLVDKKGKVIDYIGADAEASRVVTRALNVTPNFLPPDKDQFGFKLPNGSFNGVLGRLSRRESDIVFVGYFIKDYFTRDTEFTTGIYTDELCCLVRKASRIPEYLLPITIFPADLWGLLFLMGIVCATTWIIIRAGIRVKAVQTQRSQLPDLFNLSKSIREAPLYRKLLQVVIDTYILLVSAPFRRFTRSGIERLMLFGLMLVSLIFVSMFQSSLSSVFLHPMFYKDIDSLQRLDESGTKIPVKYKGFMDDVFPANYSPMMDSLRNKMIYEPDQDEPAMLDRVAQESPKVAFVTRKSLVPLDDAIYIAKKKVIVVPECPRLYNLAYVVPRHSVLLEAINMIILRLLNGGLINHWINVMTFNATLRDLALYRSVGDEKFKVLTMTDLQFPFYLWAIGLTLSSVIFVFERLHYRMIIPNRVERF, from the exons ATGGCCATATGTTATGCCCAATATTCACATCTCCCTTCGCTAACGATTACGCCATTAAATCAGTTAGCAATGCATATAAAAATCCAATGCCGGCGGCAGTCCTCTAGTCTCGAATCGTCTGGACTCAACATGATTACTTTCCCAATAAGTCTTGCCATTTGTCTGGGTACGATTTTTGGACCAAGAATCGTGAAACCCAACGGCGATTTGCCACCATGGCTTTTGAACCAGACTATCCAGTCGCAAATCGCGGCCATTTTTCGCGGAATCGATCGCATCGACGTAGTATTGGGCGATTTGGATGCAGATCAAAGCTACCCGCCGATTCTCGACTGGTTGATTCATCGCAGTGAGCCACGTGCTATTCTGCAGGACAAAGCGATCCGCATCTACCAGAGCGTGGTTCCCGGTAGCAAGGACGCTGGCTGCAAAGGTGGACGCCCACTACTATCCGGCATAGTGGATACAGAGGATGCTAATGAGGAGGAACTGGGACTGATCGATCGGGACTACGCGGATGAGTCGAGGTTCATCGGGTGGGATCGAACTTTCGAGTCGTTTGCGAGAGTCTGGGATCAGAATCGCAACTTTGGGTATTTGGTGTTCACCAGCTGGAGTGACTTCCAGCTGTCGATGATTTGTCTTCTGGATCCGTATGCAACGTATCTGTTTGTTCTGAGTGATTGGGGCAGTCTGGATTTGCAGGAGTTGACTGTGTTTTCAAAATCTACTTGGATAGGTCAAGGTGTCTTCAGGATGTTCTACCTGCTTGGAGAGGTGATCTACACCTTTGATCCTTTCATGGCCGTTGGATCTAATAGACAATACGGAGTTCTGAAAGAATTGAAGGACTCTACAGACGTTCCGAGGGTTCCTCAATGTGATTTCGGGGGGTTTCCCCTCAGAATCGATAGGTTTCGAACAACTTTCTCGCACACGTTAGTGGACAAGAAAGGTAAAGTCATCGACTATATCGGAGCGGATGCTGAAGCAAGTCGGGTTGTTACCCGAGCGCTGAATGTCACAC CTAACTTCTTACCCCCGGACAAAGACCAATTCGGGTTCAAGCTGCCGAATGGAAGCTTCAACGGAGTCCTCGGGCGACTGTCCCGAAGGGAAAGCGACATCGTCTTCGTCGGGTACTTCATCAAGGACTACTTCACCCGGGACACCGAATTCACGACCGGAATCTACACCGATGAGCTGTGCTGTCTGGTGCGGAAAGCCAGCCGTATACCGGAGTATCTGCTTCCGATTACCATCTTCCCGGCGGACCTGTGGGGCCTGTTGTTCCTGATGGGTATCGTTTGCGCCACAACGTGGATCATCATTCGAGCGGGTATCAGGGTGAAGGCCGTCCAAACACAGAGATCACAACTTCCCGACCTGTTCAACCTATCAAAATCTATTCGTGAAGCTCCGTTGTATCGTAAACTGCTCCAGGTTGTCATCGACACCTACATACTTCTGGTGAGCGCTCCCTTCCGGAGGTTCACCCGTTCCGGCATCGAACGCCTAATGCTTTTCGGTTTGATGCTGGTCAGCCTGATCTTCGTATCCATGTTCCAGTCGAGTCTGTCGTCCGTTTTCCTACATCCGATGTTCTACAAGGACATCGACAGCCTCCAGCGTTTGGACGAATCCGGCACGAAGATTCCCGTCAAGTACAAGGGCTTCATGGACGATGTCTTCCCCGCCAACTACAGCCCGATGATGGATTCGCTACGGAACAAAATGATCTACGAACCGGACCAGGACGAGCCCGCTATGCTGGATCGGGTGGCCCAAGAGTCGCCGAAGGTCGCCTTCGTGACCCGCAAGTCCCTGGTTCCGCTGGACGACGCGATCTACATAGCCAAGAAGAAGGTGATCGTTGTGCCCGAGTGTCCCCGGTTGTACAACCTGGCGTACGTGGTGCCGCGTCACTCGGTACTACTGGAGGCTATCAATATGATCATTCTGAGACTGCTGAACGGAGGCTTAATCAACCATTGGATCAATGTGATGACCTTCAATGCCACGCTGCGTGATCTGGCACTGTACAGGAGCGTGGGCGACGAGAAGTTTAAGGTTTTGACCATGACCGATTTGCAGTTTCCGTTCTATCTGTGGGCGATTGGGTTGACTTTGAGCAGTGTGATTTTCGTGTTCGAGCGATTGCATTACCGGATGATTATACCGAATCGTGTGGAGAGGTTTTGA
- the LOC115256790 gene encoding uncharacterized protein K02A2.6-like: MSLRNQHASAAVQHPTTSAVTEFLNELFARFGIPNVIVSDNGSQFTSEQFATFCRKNGVQHFRISPYHPQSNGQAERFVDTLKRSLRKINEGENISETLQTFLQPVVRNHHQDEQFNRKHGAVPREFKKGDEVYAKVYTSNTKWQWASGVIIEVIGRVNHNVLLDDWHGRKKLIRSHSNQLKFRCSEEASIEEDSTPLGILVDMFGLQSKRSPAPEIRQVRPQPEAAANPAADEESEEDEIVSAHSEQADSEVEASQSDSQQDEDDQQPPGSIPEPPSARPQRMIRMPSRFEPYLFWK; this comes from the exons ATGTCTCTTCGTAATCAACATGCTTCCGCTGCAG TACAACATCCGACGACATCAGCAGTCACCGAGTTCCTGAATGAACTGTTCGCACGTTTTGGTATTCCAAACGTCATCGTTTCCGACAACGGCTCCCAATTCACGTCGGAGCAGTTTGCGACTTTCTGCAGGAAGAACGGCGTTCAGCATTTCCGTATCTCGCCGTACCACCCGCAGTCCAATGGCCAGGCGGAAAGGTTTGTGGACACCTTGAAGAGGTCGTTACGCAAAATCAACGAGGGGGAGAACATCTCCGAAACGCTCCAGACTTTCCTCCAG CCCGTGGTCCGCAATCATCACCAGGACGAGCAGTTCAATCGCAAACATGGTGCGGTTCCACGTGAATTCAAGAAAGGTGACGAGGTCTACGCCAAGGTCTACACGAGCAACACGAAGTGGCAGTGGGCTTCCGGCGTAATCATCGAAGTCATCGGACGTGTCAATCACAACGTGCTCTTGGACGACTGGCACGGACGGAAGAAGCTCATCCGAAGTCACTCAAACCAACTCAAATTCCGTTGCAGCGAAGAGGCATCCATTGAAGAAGATTCGACACCGCTAGGAATACTGGTGGACATGTTTGGCCTGCAATCCAAAAGATCACCAGCGCCTGAAATTCGTCAAGTTCGACCACAACCCGAAGCAGCTGCCAACCCGGCAGCCGATGAGGAATCTGAAGAAGATGAAATAGTTTCGGCTCATTCCGAGCAAGCTGATTCCGAAGTAGAAGCAAGTCAATCCGACTCGCAGCAGGATGAAGATGACCAGCAACCACCCGGTTCCATTCCAGAGCCTCCTTCGGCTCGGCCTCAGAGGATGATCCGTATGCCTTCAAGATTCGAGCCGTACCTGTTCTGGAAATAA